One window from the genome of Rufibacter tibetensis encodes:
- a CDS encoding TonB-dependent receptor domain-containing protein, producing the protein MKKLLLLTLLSCAISAPLWAQSPVNSPRPQTAPAGVAPAMQTPQGAGRITGTVVDSESSKPVEFATIALINAASGKTVDGTVTDEKGRFTLNRVPNGTYTLNISFIGYETKEMKQVTISAEDQTANLNKVALAPAHTKLQEVTVVGEKPLIEDKVDRLVYNAEKDITNTGGTAADVMQKVPSISLDQDGNIQMRGSGNVRVLINGKPSTVMAGNVADALKQIPADVIKNVEVITSPSAKYDAEGTAGIINIVTKKNSIQGVTGSTTLTAGTRGSNGNGNLSIKQGKLGVNLNAGVNRFYSKGSMNLRQMNQVRNDAGELFENTTTQLGRSTVDGMFGFGQLGLDYDINEKNSLSAGIRLNTGSFKMRSHQNANTFQAAQNEATTGFLEPRLTDQYNLSMKNNNQRLSMDLNLDFTHQFKKPQQELTLLALYSQTDQDNEVNQLRYEIEGPLRSTTRNENEGLNKELTFQADYAHPMPKNTLLEIGAKGILRDVSSSSLYDGKDLNGDFSYDQNVIASYLSYGFNLNKKTALKFGGRYEYTDVAGDFVNPEQDFTANYDNFIPNITLAYDLTQNSKLRTTFTQRIQRPQLFFLNPYRQQQGPNLVVYGNPRLDAELTDSYELNYSTYFKTTSINVSAYMRVTDNAIESVSEVLRDTTFVTFNNIAKNKTYGMTLSGSTKPIPAWNINGNVNVYYVDLNAPLASNSGLMYNINVSSGYTFGKGVSAQFSGGFNSDRIQLQGIASSFSYHNLAIRKELFEKKGALSLGMDNPFRQALKFRNELSGVNQNTDERLPFSTQTLVTQYNRGFRLTFEYRFGKLQQQGPPKRKKSIRNDDAKQGDGGGGVQ; encoded by the coding sequence ATGAAAAAACTTCTGCTCTTAACCTTGTTAAGCTGCGCTATCTCTGCCCCCCTCTGGGCGCAGAGTCCAGTGAACTCCCCTCGTCCTCAAACAGCTCCAGCCGGAGTTGCTCCTGCCATGCAAACTCCCCAGGGAGCCGGCAGAATTACCGGTACCGTAGTAGACTCAGAATCTTCCAAGCCGGTTGAGTTCGCTACTATCGCCCTGATCAATGCGGCCAGCGGCAAAACCGTTGACGGTACCGTCACCGATGAGAAAGGCCGCTTCACTTTAAACCGAGTACCCAACGGGACTTATACCCTCAACATCAGCTTCATTGGGTATGAAACCAAGGAAATGAAGCAGGTGACTATTTCCGCAGAGGACCAAACCGCGAATCTGAATAAAGTAGCCTTAGCCCCTGCTCACACCAAATTACAGGAAGTAACCGTGGTAGGTGAAAAGCCTTTAATTGAAGACAAGGTAGACCGCCTGGTGTACAACGCCGAGAAAGATATCACCAACACCGGTGGCACCGCCGCCGATGTGATGCAGAAAGTACCGTCCATTTCATTAGACCAGGATGGCAACATCCAGATGCGCGGCAGCGGAAACGTGCGGGTGCTCATCAACGGGAAACCTTCTACCGTGATGGCCGGCAACGTGGCTGATGCCCTAAAGCAAATCCCCGCCGATGTCATTAAAAACGTGGAGGTAATTACCAGCCCATCGGCTAAATATGATGCGGAAGGTACCGCCGGTATCATCAACATCGTGACTAAGAAAAACAGTATCCAGGGCGTAACCGGTTCTACCACCCTAACTGCCGGTACCCGGGGCAGCAACGGGAACGGCAACCTGAGCATAAAGCAGGGCAAACTAGGCGTGAACCTGAACGCGGGTGTGAACCGGTTTTACAGCAAAGGTTCCATGAACCTGCGGCAGATGAACCAGGTCAGGAACGATGCAGGGGAATTGTTTGAGAACACCACTACCCAATTGGGGAGAAGCACCGTTGACGGTATGTTTGGTTTCGGTCAGTTGGGTTTGGATTATGATATCAATGAGAAGAATAGCTTGTCAGCCGGCATCAGGCTAAATACAGGCTCTTTCAAGATGCGGTCCCACCAGAATGCCAACACCTTTCAGGCAGCGCAGAACGAAGCAACTACAGGTTTTCTGGAGCCAAGGCTAACCGATCAATATAACCTGTCCATGAAGAACAACAACCAACGGTTGAGCATGGACTTGAACCTGGATTTTACCCACCAATTCAAAAAACCGCAACAGGAACTTACGTTGTTGGCGCTCTATAGCCAGACAGATCAGGACAATGAGGTAAACCAATTAAGGTATGAGATTGAGGGTCCGTTACGTTCTACTACCCGCAATGAAAACGAAGGTCTTAACAAGGAACTCACCTTCCAGGCAGACTACGCGCACCCAATGCCTAAAAACACCTTGCTGGAAATAGGCGCCAAAGGCATTCTGCGCGACGTATCCAGTTCCTCTCTGTATGACGGTAAAGACTTGAACGGAGACTTCTCCTATGACCAGAACGTGATTGCCTCTTACCTGTCCTATGGCTTCAACCTGAACAAAAAGACGGCCCTGAAGTTTGGCGGGCGCTATGAGTACACCGATGTTGCGGGTGATTTTGTGAATCCGGAGCAAGATTTCACCGCCAACTACGATAACTTCATCCCGAACATCACCTTGGCCTATGACCTTACGCAGAACAGCAAACTGCGTACAACGTTTACCCAACGGATCCAAAGACCGCAGTTGTTTTTCCTGAACCCGTACCGCCAGCAACAAGGACCAAACCTGGTAGTGTACGGTAACCCAAGGTTGGATGCTGAGTTAACTGACTCTTATGAACTGAACTACAGCACCTACTTCAAGACTACTTCTATCAACGTCTCTGCTTACATGCGCGTTACTGATAATGCCATTGAGTCTGTTTCTGAAGTACTGCGCGACACCACCTTTGTGACGTTTAACAACATCGCCAAGAACAAGACCTACGGGATGACCTTGTCTGGCTCTACCAAGCCCATTCCGGCCTGGAACATCAACGGAAACGTGAACGTGTACTATGTTGATTTGAATGCCCCGCTCGCGTCTAACTCTGGTCTGATGTACAACATCAACGTGAGTTCGGGTTATACCTTCGGGAAAGGCGTAAGTGCTCAGTTCTCCGGGGGCTTCAACTCAGACCGTATTCAACTGCAAGGAATTGCCTCTTCGTTCTCTTACCACAACCTGGCCATCCGGAAAGAATTGTTTGAGAAAAAGGGAGCTTTGAGCTTAGGGATGGATAACCCGTTCAGACAAGCCCTGAAGTTCAGAAACGAATTATCTGGCGTAAACCAAAACACCGATGAGAGGCTACCTTTCAGCACGCAGACGTTGGTTACCCAATATAACCGTGGTTTCCGGTTAACCTTTGAGTACCGCTTCGGGAAACTACAGCAGCAAGGTCCGCCTAAGCGCAAAAAGTCCATCCGTAACGATGACGCCAAACAAGGCGATGGCGGCGGTGGAGTTCAATAA
- a CDS encoding LuxR C-terminal-related transcriptional regulator, whose protein sequence is MGLIAFEEAQKIWKQISKETTVPDLKFELEVHKKLLNIFQVGDYYYYIFNCLEAKIEYVHENVTALLGYHPEDFNVPHILDNIHPDDLPWFLNFENAVTEFFLKLPPGKSMKYKVRYDYRIKKANGQYIRILQQVVTIQADEAGGVLRTLGVHTDISHLKKEGKPVLSFIGLDGEPSYIDVNAKVVFSPQKEVLSKREKEILSLLISGNHSLEISDKLYISQHTVNTHRRNILAKTGVASTSELVARAVREGWL, encoded by the coding sequence ATGGGACTGATCGCATTTGAGGAGGCGCAAAAAATCTGGAAACAAATTTCCAAGGAAACCACTGTTCCTGATTTAAAATTTGAACTGGAGGTTCACAAGAAACTACTGAATATCTTCCAGGTGGGTGACTATTATTATTACATCTTCAACTGCCTGGAGGCAAAGATTGAATATGTACATGAAAATGTAACAGCCCTACTGGGGTACCACCCCGAAGACTTCAACGTGCCTCACATCCTGGACAACATTCACCCAGATGACCTGCCCTGGTTTCTAAACTTTGAGAACGCCGTTACTGAGTTCTTCCTGAAATTGCCGCCAGGTAAAAGCATGAAGTACAAAGTCAGGTATGATTACCGAATCAAGAAAGCAAACGGGCAATACATCAGAATTCTGCAACAGGTAGTTACCATTCAGGCAGACGAGGCGGGTGGCGTATTGCGCACCTTGGGCGTGCACACAGACATTTCCCACCTGAAAAAAGAAGGGAAGCCTGTTTTATCTTTCATTGGTTTAGACGGAGAGCCTTCTTACATAGATGTGAACGCCAAAGTAGTTTTCTCGCCTCAAAAAGAGGTCTTAAGCAAGCGGGAAAAAGAAATTCTATCATTGCTAATTTCTGGCAACCACAGCCTTGAAATAAGTGACAAACTCTACATCAGCCAGCATACCGTGAACACCCACAGAAGGAACATTCTGGCCAAGACGGGAGTAGCCAGTACTTCTGAATTAGTGGCGAGGGCAGTTCGGGAGGGTTGGTTGTAG
- a CDS encoding 2Fe-2S iron-sulfur cluster-binding protein, producing MQEDITVYVENADGERVAVPVPTDMGLSLMEALKANEFDILATCGGMALCATCHVELLEAPELPEPSDDELYMLENLPNLRDTSRLSCQIKVTPELDGLVLRVMSDH from the coding sequence ATGCAAGAAGACATCACTGTTTACGTAGAGAATGCAGATGGAGAACGCGTTGCCGTTCCCGTTCCCACTGACATGGGCCTTAGCCTGATGGAAGCTTTAAAAGCGAATGAGTTTGATATTTTGGCTACCTGCGGCGGAATGGCCCTTTGCGCTACCTGCCACGTGGAACTTCTGGAAGCCCCGGAATTGCCAGAGCCGTCAGACGATGAACTTTACATGCTGGAGAACCTTCCAAATCTAAGAGATACCAGCCGGCTTTCCTGCCAGATCAAGGTTACCCCAGAACTTGACGGGCTGGTACTACGTGTGATGTCTGATCATTAA